The following proteins are encoded in a genomic region of Oncorhynchus kisutch isolate 150728-3 linkage group LG4, Okis_V2, whole genome shotgun sequence:
- the polr2h gene encoding DNA-directed RNA polymerases I, II, and III subunit RPABC3, with protein MAGILFEDIFDVKDIDPDGMKFDRVSRLHCESESFKMDLILDVNIQIYPVDLGDKFRLVIASTLYEDGTPDDGEYNPQDDRPSRADQFDYVMYGKVYKIEGDETSTEAATRLSAYVSYGGLLMRLQGDANNLHGFEVDSRVYLLMKKLAF; from the exons ATGGCTGGGATATTGTTTGAGGACATCTTTGATGTGAAAGACATCGATCCAGATGGGATGAAATTTGACAGAG TTTCTCGTCTGCACTGTGAAAGTGAGTCCTTCAAGATGGACCTCATCTTGGATGTAAACATTCAGATCTATCCTGTTGACCTTG GTGACAAGTTCAGATTGGTAATAGCCAGCACGCTATATGAAGATGGAACTCCTGACGATGGGGAATATAATCCACAGGATGATCGGCCATCCAG GGCGGATCAGTTTGACTATGTGATGTATGGCAAGGTGTACAAGATTGAGGGTGACGAGACCTCTACGGAAGCAGCTACACGTCT CTCTGCCTATGTGTCTTACGGAGGCCTATTGATGAGGCTACAAGGTGATGCCAACAATCTGCACGGCTTTGAAGTGGACTCCCGAGTCTATCTGCTTATGAAGAAACTGGCCTTCTAG